In Setaria italica strain Yugu1 chromosome IX, Setaria_italica_v2.0, whole genome shotgun sequence, the genomic stretch CGGCCCGCCGAAAGAGGGTTTAGTCTCCGGCCCAGCTCACGAGAGTGTCGTGGGCTCGTCATCCTCTCGCGCGCTCCACCGAGGCAGCAGGCCTGTAGAAACTTGGCCCGTGGGTTCACGCCCCTAGTAGGAATTAATTCCTTTTGCACTACCACTACTGATTGGGCTTTAGCCTAACTCACACGTTTGACTCTTCTAGACAGATTGGGCTTAACCCAACTCACGTTCGACCAAAGGTGCAAAATTTCATCACGCCTGGTATTAGATTAACGGGCTTTGGTTAGGGAATGCGTgatttctatctaaaatttcATTCAAATGACCAGGTGTGAACAATAGTACCACAACAAGACTGTAATTATTAACAGAGTCTGCAGAAGAAAGCTACTGATCGGGCATCGTCTCCAGCAAGAACTTAACTCCAGACTACAATAATCTTCCAGTCTACCCTGCCATGAACCATGAATGGGTCCTCCATGGCATGGCCTAGCAGGCGAGAACTATACATATCACAGTACACACCCCAGTACTCCATACAGTCCTGTCCCCATTATTAATCTTTTTTAATTCAGATGTCATGTGCTTCTTCAATTCAACCAGAAAAGCCTAGATCTGCAAGACTGCAACTAGCCTGCTGGCCGATGGAGCCGCCGTTCGAAACTCCGATGAGGTTCGTCACCGATCGATCAGCTGGAGAACTGGACGCCGGAGGTGAAGGACTGCCCGAACTTCCACCATGCCGGCACGACGTCGGTGACGACGACGGTCTTGCCGTCGGTGTTGGTGACGCCGAAGGTGAGCGCCTGGCCGGTGAGCCCGGCGAGCGACTGCCAGTTGGCGCCCCAGTTCCTGCTCATGGGCATCCTGTCCGTGTTGCTCCCCTTCACCCACACCGCCTTCACCGACCCGGTCCCGGCCACGTTGGTGATGAGCACCAGCACGAAGTAGTTGGACCCGGCCATGGTGAACCGCACCCCTCCCTGCTTCATGCACGGCGTCCTAGACCGTCACAATGATTCACATCACCAGATTAATCTTTTGTTAATGAGTTAATCAATCAGAAGGCTAGCTAGAACTGACTTGTCCGGGTCAAACCGTCCAAGATTACTATAATTAAGGATTGTTGAAGTGATAGTAAACTACTAATTACCTCTGGTAGAGCACCGGCACGATGCCGCCCTTGCACTGGGCGATCTGGAGGAAGGCGGGCTGGGCCATgtcgaggtggcggcggggcgggttGCACCAGCCGCCCTCGTCGCCGGAGAGCGCGTAGTTGGGCGGGCACAGGTTGGTGGCCGTGACGGTCACCGACTTGCCTTTCAGGCACCACTGCGATGAGGCGGCGTCGCACGTGACGGTGAAGCACTGCCCGCACGACGCGCCGTCGTCGAACAGCGGCGAGCTCAGCGCCGCCGTGTCCGTCCCGTACCCGGACCAGTACAGGTTCCCGtacccgcacgcgccgcccATCGTGCCGGAGGCGTCCCCGCCGCCGTAGAACGTGGCCGTACCCTTCGACCACCCGCCGtcgtcccccgccgccgccggcaccaaccgcgacgccgccgcgacGACGAGGAGCAGAAGATAGCTCGGTGCTCTCCGCATCTCCATGCACTTTTGAGCTTTGGCAAGTGCAGTACTGGGCTACTAGCTAGCTATACAGAGAGAGGCTGATGCGTGATGAGCGACACTGTCGGTTACACTTGGTGTGGTGAAATGGAGTCGATCTTCTCGTACGGATCTTAAATAGGATGAGAGCAGCTAGCGAAGTGTCGAGTGCATTCATATGCGTCGGCTTGGAAATTTGCTCCTCAAGCCATGGCAAGCAGAACGTATGAGTGAGTGACACATGTACAGCAGCTACGAGTGCGCGTCTCGTAGATCGCGATCGCTTTTCCCCAATTACCTGTAGCTTCT encodes the following:
- the LOC101776758 gene encoding expansin-A15; its protein translation is MEMRRAPSYLLLLVVAAASRLVPAAAGDDGGWSKGTATFYGGGDASGTMGGACGYGNLYWSGYGTDTAALSSPLFDDGASCGQCFTVTCDAASSQWCLKGKSVTVTATNLCPPNYALSGDEGGWCNPPRRHLDMAQPAFLQIAQCKGGIVPVLYQRTPCMKQGGVRFTMAGSNYFVLVLITNVAGTGSVKAVWVKGSNTDRMPMSRNWGANWQSLAGLTGQALTFGVTNTDGKTVVVTDVVPAWWKFGQSFTSGVQFSS